One genomic region from Homalodisca vitripennis isolate AUS2020 chromosome 6, UT_GWSS_2.1, whole genome shotgun sequence encodes:
- the LOC124364322 gene encoding uncharacterized protein LOC124364322 yields the protein MRYRIVIWKTIKANMKSCLVLLVIHNTIYGSLNGIKVDALINKINQVKNPNKNSKFEDVIKSAVFIDNTFLIKDLLVTNGSVKLITAPRMFGKSTNLDMVKRFLEITVDESGDRLEISDTANYNLFKTNGLNICKDKTFFKEHFGNYPVIYIDYNPLRAVSSFIELLKRLRTVISQTFSYHTYLTENKKLWMDEEEITHFQNHITQGENRTLDKFDISFSFQYLALLLKKHFRKKVFVLIDNSDAFVYNMIFKESPDMEAICSFMEETDGALLTAENLVSGGLLTGVLRVFRGSWGINVWTAQYLQEVEFSKYYGLTEPDLIQTLNKLFLDKKKRVEVKSYLDENYGGYRLYTDGSDYVNMYSISSVVRYLTNGSNVGNYLCYPEYLDGWKSLLRIKDVYEAVTDLLAGREVVVDLYEAFYKEHFLAIHNMIKHKKLLSQYGVEWFLRYLNRFGYLTPSEENESGTNGTFKLPNQETRQYLLNLL from the exons ATGAGATATAGAATTGTTATTTGGAAAACCATAAAAGCCAATATGAAAAGTTGTTTAGTGCTTTTAGTTATTCACAACACAATATATGGATCTCTTAATGgaataaag GTAGAtgctcttataaataaaataaatcaagtgAAGAACCcgaataaaaattcaaagtttgaGGACGTTATAAAGTCTGCAGTTTTTATAGACAACACGTTTTTAATCAAAGACTTACTCGTTACAAATGGTTCTGTAAAGCTAATAACGGCACCTAGGATGTTTGGAAAATCAACAAATTTGGACATGGTTAAACGATTTTTGGAAATAACAGTGGACGAAAGTGGGGACCGATTAGAGATCTCGGACACTGCGAACTACAATCTGTTCAAAACAAATGGATTAAACATAtgtaaagataaaacatttttcaaggaaCATTTTGGAAACTATCCAGTTATCTATATTGACTACAATCCACTTAGAGCAGTCAGTAGTTTTATAGAGTTGCTAAAAAGACTTAGAACGGTAATAAGTCAGACATTTTCTTACCATACTTATCTAACTGAAAATAAGAAGTTATGGATGGACGAAGAGGAAATTACTCATTTCCAAAACCATATAACGCAAGGCGAAAATCGTACTTTGGATAAATTCGacatatctttcagttttcaATATTTAGCACTCCTTTTAAAAAAGCATTTCAGGAAAAAAGTTTTCGTTTTAATCGACAATAGTGACGCGTTTGTGTACAATATGATTTTTAAAGAGTCTCCAGACATGGAAGCAATATGCAGCTTCATGGAAGAAACTGATGGAGCCCTTTTGACAGCCGAGAACCTCGTAAGTGGAGGACTTCTGACTGGAGTGTTACGTGTGTTCAGGGGATCCTGGGGTATCAACGTCTGGACCGCCCAGTACTTACAGGAGGTCGAGTTCAGCAAATACTATGGACTCACGGAACCGGATCtcatacaaacattaaataaactattcCTTGACAAGAAGAAGCGAGTAGAAGTGAAATCTTACTTAGATGAGAATTACGGTGGATACCGGCTTTACACGGACGGTTCGGACTATGTAAACATGTACAGTATTTCGTCTGTGGTGAGATATTTGACAAATGGGTCTAACGTAGGGAACTACTTGTGTTATCCAGAGTATCTGGACGGGTGGAAATCATTGTTAAGAATCAAAGATGTTTATGAAGCTGTTACTGATCTCCTAGCAGGTAGAGAAGTAGTTGTTGACCTTTACGAAGCATTTTATAAAGAACACTTTTTGGCCATACACAATATGATAAAGCACAAGAAACTATTATCGCAGTATGGAGTTGAGTGGTTCCTCAGATATCTTAACCGTTTTGGGTATTTGACACCTAGTGAAGAAAACGAGAGTGGTACAAATGGTACATTTAAATTACCAAACCAAGAAACTAGGCAATATTTGCTCAATTTGTTGTAA